TCCCACCCCGGCAGTCTGCAGGTCTGCGAGGCTAAGTGTCGAGGCGACGCACCTCACGTCGAGAATCCGGAGGAGGAGGAGACTGTAAGGATAGGCCCAGGTCGGTGCGAGGGACGGTGGCGGGGCGGGGGTCAGAACATGACGAAAGCCCAGTCTGGGACCCCAGTCGGTGCCTTCACCGCCACGCTTCGcaatcccccacccccaccccttcttCGTCCTCCATTTTGGCGCCTGCAGAGGCCTGGAGATGGATCTGCAGAGAAGATGGTGGGCTTTGCCGGAGAGAGGGGCGCggactgccccccacccccaccccgaggGTACACGGGGCCTCTCtggtggaaaaaaaatgaaatttaaaaaaggcCTTTGAAATCCAGGGCTCTGAATTTTGAAAGGTGGGTAGTCGGGCCTCTGTCCTCGGTACTGATCAGTTCACCAAGAATTGAGtccattttctctctgtctcctaggAGTAATGGAGTCCAAAGAGGAACGAGCGTTAAACAATCTCAACGTGGAAAATGTCAACCaggaaaatgatgaaaaagatgaaaaggagCAAGTTGCTAATAAAGGGGAGCCCTTGGCCCTCCCTTTGAATGTTGGTGAATACTGTGTGCCTAGAGGAAATCGTAGGCGGTTCCGTGTTAGGCAGCCCACCCTGCAGTATAGATGGGACATAATGCATAGGCTTGGAGAGCCACAGGCAAGGATGAGAGAGGAGAATATGGAAAGGATTGGGGAGGAGGTGAGACAGCTGATGGAAAAGCTGAGGGAAAAACAGTTGAGTCATAGTCTGCGGGCAGTCAGCACTGACCCCCCTCACCATGACCATCACGATGAGTTTTGCCTTATGCCCTGAATCCTGATGGTTTCCCTGAAGTTAATAGGGAGACCCCTGCTTCCTAAACTTACACATTTGTGGTGTACCTTTGTCGTAAACCTTTTGATGTTACCTATTTCTTGTGGGTCTCCTATTACCAGCTTCAAACTGAATGTTGTTTTGACCCAGTTTGTAAGTTTCTGTCAGCAGGGGAGTTTTACCTACTGCATGGAAAGATGCTCATTATATATTGTGAAGttaataaaacagttttaaaaaccattctctgcattcttttttactttaaatcttAAATATGAACATAAACAGTCATATGTacacatttatacacatatatagaaaaTCGTGTTTATCTTTGTGGTAGAATTAAGAGGGAGTTTATTCTTGCTTAtccataatttcttatttttcaaaatggaacACGTATTACTTATAAAAAGCAATGTGACCACCTTATAAAAGCAATGTGAGCACTTAATAAACACTTGTGACAGAATCTCAATTTTAACTTGCTTCTGGGATCTCTTTTTAGAAATGTAAGAGACACATCTCTTTGAAGATCATAATATTTATCAGTAAGATGAAGACAATCACCTCCCAGGCTTATTGTATGGACCAGAAAAGGTAATGAGGTTGTGAGCTTTCTCCCAAGTTCTTGTTCTTACTGACATGCATGACCCAACCCTTTAGATATTCCCTTCTGTTATTAGAGGAAATCTCCAAGGTGAGGTCTTCCCTATATTCACAAGTCCAGTGGGCTAAGGAGTAGGTACTTTCATTCCTCTGCTGCTGTGCTCTATTCTCATCATCTCCCCTGGGTATTACTCTGTTTTCTAGGTTTTGCTCCCTACACTGGCTCCTTCCACTGCAGATGTTCAGGAATCCTCAAAGTGAGAAAGTCCCACCAATTTCTCTGGAATTTCCAGTGGATTGAATCCTTGCTCTACTCTACGAAAGAGTGGACAAATCCCCTCTCCCTGCTTTGTTTCATGGAAAAACATTGTCTAGTTCTTTCCTTACAGGTGGTTCTCTCCCAGGAAACCTCCTCCTCAGTATAGCAGACTATGTAAGATGTGTGAGGAAGCACAGCCCACTTTCAATCTGAGATAGTCCCACCTCATACCA
This genomic stretch from Chlorocebus sabaeus isolate Y175 chromosome X, mChlSab1.0.hap1, whole genome shotgun sequence harbors:
- the LOC103232401 gene encoding protein BEX2; amino-acid sequence: MESKEERALNNLNVENVNQENDEKDEKEQVANKGEPLALPLNVGEYCVPRGNRRRFRVRQPTLQYRWDIMHRLGEPQARMREENMERIGEEVRQLMEKLREKQLSHSLRAVSTDPPHHDHHDEFCLMP